CCTACCGCCAGCACTACGGCCGCGAGCAGGCGCTGGCCCAGTTGGGCGATCCCCTCAAGTGGCGGGAGCGGGCCCGGACCATCCGCGCCCGCACCATCGCCCAGCTCGACCGGTACCTGGACCAGGCCATCGCCGCGGTCCAGGCCCGGGGCGGCCACGTCCACCGGGCGGCGACGGCGGGTGAGGCGGTAGAGGCGATCCTGGGTATCATCCACCGGGCCGGCGCCCGCCGGGTCGTCAAGTCGAAATCGATGGTGACGGAAGAGATCCATCTGAACCCCCACCTGGAGGCGGCGGGCATCGAGGTGGTGGAGACCGACCTGGGGGAGTACATCATCCAGCTGGCCGGTCACCGGCCCTCCCACATCGTGGCGCCGGCCGTGCACCTGTCCCAGCAGCAGATCCGGGAGATCTTCAGCCGCGAGGCGGGCCGCCCCCTCCCCGACGACGCCGTCGCCCTGGCCGCCTTCGCCCGCCAGCAGCTGCGCCAGAAGTTCCTCCGCGCCGACGTCGGCATCTCCGGGGTCAACTTCCTGGTGGCGGAGTCGGGCACCGTTGTGCTGGTGACCAACGAGGGCAACGGCCGCATGGTCACCTCCCTGCCCCGGATCCACATCGCCGTCATGGGCATGGAGCGGGTCGTGCCCACCTGGGCCGACCTGGCCGTGCTCCTGGAGGTCCTGGCCCGCAGCGCCACCGGCCAGAAGATCACCGTCTACACCACCTTCGTGGGCGGGCCGCGGCGTCCCGGCGAGGCCGACGGACCCGAGGAGTTCCACCTGGTCATCGTCGACAACGGGCGGTCGAACCTGCTGGGCACCCGCTTCCAGGAGGCCCTGCACTGCATCCGCTGCGGCGCCTGCCTGAACGCCTGCCCCGTGTACCGGCAGATCGGGGGCCATCCCTACGGGGGCGTCTACAGCGGGCCGATCGGGGCGGTGATCACGCCGCTGCTGGGCGGCCTGGACGGCTGGGACGACCTGCCCTATGCCTCCAGCCTCTGCGGCGCCTGCCACGAGGCCTGCCCGGTGATGATCCCCCTGCACGATCTTCTGGTCGACCTGCGGGAAGAGGTGGTGAACCGGGGGCGGTCCGGTCAGGCGCCCACCGGCAACGACGACGCCACAGCGGCGGGCACGAAGGGCCTCCACGACCACGCGGAGCGATGGGCCTTCCGCCTGTGGCGGTGGGTCTTTTCTGACCCGCGGCGGTACCGGCTGGCGGCCCGGTTGGCCGCGTGGGTGCAGGTGCCGTGGCTCGATGCGGAATCCCACACCAGGGACGAACCGGCGGCCGGGCTAATGGTCGGGGCCGTCCTCCGCGGCGAGCCGGGCCCCCTGGGTGCCTGGACGGCCTCCCGCGACTTCCCGGCCGTCGCCTCCCGGCCCTTCCATGCTCGCTGGGCCGCCCTAGCCCGGGAGGTGGATCCCGGCCCCGCAGGGTCCCAGGACGCCGAGCCCGGGGGCAACCGCGGTCCATCCCTCACGCCCGCCTCCGCCGAAGCCGGCCCACCGGCCAGGGACGCAGCTGCGATCCAGCCGCAGCCCGCGCCGACGACCCGGTCCCAAGGTACGGCCGAGGCGCCGTCGCACCCCCGCTCCGGAGCCCGGTTCGACGACGGGTCCCGGCCTGAGAACGGATCCGGGAAGGGATCCGAGGCCGGGTCCGAGCCCCGGACCCCGGGCCGGGCGATGGCTCGGTGCCTGGCGCCCGCTGCACCTGCCTCCACCCCCTTCCCCGTGGTGGCGTCCGGTCCCACCGCCGGCTTGCCGCGGGCGGACCACCCGGGCCCCGACCCCTCCGGCTGGCCCGAGCGCTTTGGCCGGGAGTTGGAGGCTGTCCACGGCACTTGGACCCGCGTCCACGGCGGAACGCCCGAAGCCGTTGCGGCGGCCTGCGCGGCCGCCTGTGCCGCATTCGTCCGGTCCCGCAGCCTGCGCCGGGTGGTGGCCTGGGACCCCGCCGCCCCGGACCTGCCGGAGGGCGCCGGGCCGGTCCTGGAAGGCGTGCTTCACGCCCTGGAAGAAGCCGGCTGCCAGATCGCCCGTTGGCGGGAAGACCGGCCGCGGCATGCTCCGTTGAGCCTGCGTGAGGCGGCGGCCACGGCGAATCTGGGCATCGTGGTGGCCCACTTCGCCGTCGCCGCCAGCGGCACCGTGGCGGTGGTGCACGGTCCGGGCCGGGGCCGGGCGGTGAGCCTGCTCCCTGAACACCTGCTGATCCTGGTGCCCGCGGCCGTCATGGTGCCCACTCTGGCCGAGGCCATCGCCGGCCTTATCGATCGATACGGAGTCGCCGACCCCACCACCGCCCCCCAGAACGTCACCTTCATCACAGGTCCCAGCAAGTCGTCGGACATCGAGCTGCACCCGGTGGTGGGGGTCCACGGGCCGCGACACGTCCACGCCGTGATCTACGGAACGCAATGATCTCTTGTGCATGACGGTAAGGATGACGAAAGTTGTACCGGGAGTTGTTGACGAATAAGGCCTTCTTGCTATTGTTTTTGGGCCGCTTGATCACCAATGCTGGCGACAGCGTCTACCTGGTGGCAACGCTGTGGTACCTGAGCCAGTCTGATGCTTCCGGTGTGGTGGCCGGACTGGCGGGATTTCTGATCACGGTGCCACAAGAGCCTGTTGCACCGACCCTGAGAGATCGGGCCTAGTGGGAACGTACCGGGTCGATTCGCTCATGTCACATGGGCTGACGGTCAGGACTGTGTAGGCCGGCGGCCCGATCGTGACCCTTCTACGCCAAGCCCGCCTCCGTACATCCAAAGGGCAAGGTGGCGGATCGCTCCCTGACCCTCCGCCAGAGCTTCAGCAAGTTGTGGGTCAGGCAGAGCAGCTTCCACTCGCTGTCACACGCCGCCAGACCCCGACGGAGGAACCGGTCGGCGCCTCGCACGGTCTTGATCTGCCCGAACACCGGCTCCACGGTCTGGCTGCGCTTGGCGTAGATCGCCTGCCCTCGCCGGGTCCGCAGCTTGCGTTCCATCCGCTCCCGCAGGCTCAGCCCCTTGGGGATCCGGCCTCGCGGAGGGGGTGCATCCTTCACCGCCTGACGATGCTTCCACTCCTTGCTCGTCGCCAGGAACAGCTCCGGCCCCTCGGCCGGCGCCTGCTTCACGTTCGCCTCGCTCCAGTACCCCGCGTCGGCCACCACGGCGCGGATGGGCTTGTTGACGCCCGCAGCCCGCAGGTTGGCTTGCGCCTGCTGGAGCATCGGGTGCAGTTGGCCCACGTCGTTGGCGTCCTGCGTCACCGCCGCGGCCACGATGAGTTGGTCCTCCGTGACCACCGCCTGGGCGTTGTACCCTTGCCCAAAGCCCTGCCGGGTCTTCATGATCCGGCTGTCCGGGTCCGTGACGTTCGCCTTCGCCGCCGGATCCACCGAGGCATCCGGCGCCTTCGGCTTGCGCCCCCGCCGCTTCTTGCCGGTCGCCTGCTCCTGCGCCTTCCGCTCCTCGATGCGGGCCTGCTGCCGGGCCGCTTCCCGGGCCGCCTCGTCCTCCAGCCGCCGCTTGCATGCCTTCAGCCGCTCCAGCCGGCTCTGGCGGGAGCGCAGTTCCTCCGGCAACTCATCCCCACGGCGCCCGGGGCCGTAACCTCTGAATCCGATGCCGGGGTGGTCAACAATTAGGTTGTCACGGTGGTCACCTGTGTTCGAAGTCAAGCCCCCAGCGATCAAGCGACTTTTCGCCGACGGTGGGTCTTGATGTCCTCAGGCCAAAGGGCCTTGGTCACCGCATCCCAATCAACAGCAGCCTGCGCTACATTCAGCAGGCGGCGTTGCTTCCGCTGCACGAGCAACGGCTTGGCCGCCCGGTAGGGCTGGCCCGTAAGGAGCATGCGCCAGGCGACGATGAGGAGCTTGCGGGCCAAGGCCACGACGGCCTTGTGATGCCCGATTTG
The sequence above is drawn from the Thermaerobacter sp. FW80 genome and encodes:
- a CDS encoding LutB/LldF family L-lactate oxidation iron-sulfur protein, coding for MHSAPFDHHQAGTAPTRSMAGSLGNTPGSSGGPAGATPSPAHGPSHGPALSSTTQPASLSHRPPAEPFHQRAAAALRDDFLRVAVPRATYRQHYGREQALAQLGDPLKWRERARTIRARTIAQLDRYLDQAIAAVQARGGHVHRAATAGEAVEAILGIIHRAGARRVVKSKSMVTEEIHLNPHLEAAGIEVVETDLGEYIIQLAGHRPSHIVAPAVHLSQQQIREIFSREAGRPLPDDAVALAAFARQQLRQKFLRADVGISGVNFLVAESGTVVLVTNEGNGRMVTSLPRIHIAVMGMERVVPTWADLAVLLEVLARSATGQKITVYTTFVGGPRRPGEADGPEEFHLVIVDNGRSNLLGTRFQEALHCIRCGACLNACPVYRQIGGHPYGGVYSGPIGAVITPLLGGLDGWDDLPYASSLCGACHEACPVMIPLHDLLVDLREEVVNRGRSGQAPTGNDDATAAGTKGLHDHAERWAFRLWRWVFSDPRRYRLAARLAAWVQVPWLDAESHTRDEPAAGLMVGAVLRGEPGPLGAWTASRDFPAVASRPFHARWAALAREVDPGPAGSQDAEPGGNRGPSLTPASAEAGPPARDAAAIQPQPAPTTRSQGTAEAPSHPRSGARFDDGSRPENGSGKGSEAGSEPRTPGRAMARCLAPAAPASTPFPVVASGPTAGLPRADHPGPDPSGWPERFGRELEAVHGTWTRVHGGTPEAVAAACAAACAAFVRSRSLRRVVAWDPAAPDLPEGAGPVLEGVLHALEEAGCQIARWREDRPRHAPLSLREAAATANLGIVVAHFAVAASGTVAVVHGPGRGRAVSLLPEHLLILVPAAVMVPTLAEAIAGLIDRYGVADPTTAPQNVTFITGPSKSSDIELHPVVGVHGPRHVHAVIYGTQ
- a CDS encoding transposase, translating into MPEELRSRQSRLERLKACKRRLEDEAAREAARQQARIEERKAQEQATGKKRRGRKPKAPDASVDPAAKANVTDPDSRIMKTRQGFGQGYNAQAVVTEDQLIVAAAVTQDANDVGQLHPMLQQAQANLRAAGVNKPIRAVVADAGYWSEANVKQAPAEGPELFLATSKEWKHRQAVKDAPPPRGRIPKGLSLRERMERKLRTRRGQAIYAKRSQTVEPVFGQIKTVRGADRFLRRGLAACDSEWKLLCLTHNLLKLWRRVRERSATLPFGCTEAGLA